The following coding sequences lie in one Glycine max cultivar Williams 82 chromosome 19, Glycine_max_v4.0, whole genome shotgun sequence genomic window:
- the LOC102665007 gene encoding pectinesterase, producing the protein MTLNYQRFGSYHNKMDSDNYSKEKEGMVLNIAIMVVSMIAIAMVTVSVVAHIDGSKQDAGKNVKTLLSVCTKTEEPEICFRVLKHVGETATVLNYVKAAINATLTELLFVIRPKPRLERSLTLLQQESYKDCLELLSLGKEELESLYLMANFYVDLSELNLDDLLNSLSAVISYQHACTDELIRINSYGVLGYSLQVPILLTRIALAIVDNFSERPNSREPRRLEEFARWFSERERKMIESNQGDNGGEQWPINVVVAQDGSGHFSTIADSLNACPKNKTIACVIYVKRGKYEERVVIPKGVKVFMYGDGPAHTIVSGTNTRDPRIVTTSFRAATFVVMGKGFICKDMGFTAPADITGAPALLVLSDHAAFFNCKIDGNEGTLYAVAQRQFYRDCEILGSVDIIKGDSATVIQNSQIILKPRNSSDLVLRRNVMSAQSRLDKYQTTGLVIQNCTITAQKESMNTLNATTYLGSPYSEYSRTIIMESFLGDVIHPKGWCKWSDNYGIETATFWEFDNRGPGARTDKRVKWNGYSTIFERNQMVSYTVGRFLQADQWLLNRGIPYESGFVVLK; encoded by the exons ATGACTTTGAATTACCAGCGTTTTGGAAGCTACCATAACAAAATGGATAGTGATAATTATTCAAAAGAGAAGGAGGGGATGGTGTTGAACATAGCTATCATGGTGGTATCCATGATCGCCATTGCAATGGTCACCGTTTCTGTTGTTGCACACATAGACGGTTCCAAAcaagatgcagggaagaatgtGAAGACCCTTCTCTCCGTTTGCACCAAAACGGAGGAACCAGAAATCTGTTTCCGCGTGTTGAAACACGTTGGTGAGACAGCCACGGTTTTGAATTACGTGAAAGCTGCTATTAATGCAACCCTCACGGAATTGTTGTTTGTGATTAGGCCAAAACCTCGTCTTGAAAGGAGCCTCACGCTTCTGCAGCAAGAGTCATATAAAGATTGTTTGGAACTGTTGAGTTTGGGAAAGGAAGAATTAGAATCTTTGTATTTGATGGCAAATTTTTATGTAGATTTGAGCGAACTAAACTTAGATGATCTGTTGAATAGCCTAAGTGCTGTCATTTCGTACCAACACGCTTGTACTGATGAATTGATTCGAATAAATAGCTATGGGGTTTTGGGGTATTCCTTGCAAGTTCCAATTCTTCTCACAAGGATAGCCTTAGCCATTGTTGATAATTTCTCTGAGAGGCCTAATAGCAGAGAACCACGACGGCTAGAAGAATTTGCAAGGTGGTTctcagaaagagagagaaaaatgataGAGTCCAATCAAGGAGATAATGGTGGTGAACAATGGCCAATAAATGTGGTTGTGGCTCAAGATGGTAGTGGCCATTTCTCAACCATAGCTGACTCACTCAATGCATGCCCAAAGAATAAAACGATTGCATGTGTTATTTATGTGAAAAGAGGTAAATATGAAGAGAGAGTCGTGATTCCTAAGGGTGTAAAAGTGTTCATGTATGGTGATGGACCTGCGCATACCATTGTCAGTGGTACCAACACAAGAGACCCCAGGATAGTCACAACCTCCTTTCGAGCAGCTACTTTCG TGGTAATGGGGAAAGGATTCATCTGCAAAGACATGGGTTTCACTGCCCCAGCTGACATTACAGGAGCACCAGCACTCCTAGTCCTTTCTGATCACGCAGCATTCTTCAACTGCAAAATTGATGGTAACGAAGGAACCTTGTACGCTGTAGCTCAACGCCAATTCTACCGAGACTGTGAGATTCTTGGCAGTGTGGACATCATCAAAGGAGACTCAGCAACTGTAATTCAAAACTCACAAATCATACTGAAGCCTCGAAACTCCTCTGATTTGGTTTTAAGAAGAAATGTCATGAGTGCTCAATCCAGGTTAGACAAGTATCAGACAACTGGGCTAGTGATTCAAAACTGCACCATCACAGCACAGAAAGAAAGCATGAATACTCTTAATGCTACCACTTACTTGGGCTCCCCGTATAGTGAATACTCAAGAACAATCATAATGGAATCCTTTTTAGGAGATGTGATACATCCAAAAGGTTGGTGTAAATGGAGTGACAACTATGGCATCGAAACAGCAACATTCTGGGAGTTTGATAATAGAGGGCCTGGGGCAAGAACTGACAAGAGGGTCAAGTGGAATGGCTACAGTACAATTTTTGAGAGAAACCAAATGGTTAGTTACACAGTTGGTCGGTTTCTCCAAGCTGACCAATGGTTGCTAAATAGAGGCATTCCATACGAATCTGGGTTTGTTGTACTGAAATAG
- the LOC100789503 gene encoding glucan endo-1,3-beta-glucosidase 1 → MAKEPSLCLLFLSFLLFCSSGTTASSSSAATTFFQKSKISKSEIRFSVSDYKFLSTLTNTNLSVDFFLNESLVENFVSSKSKSSLVSWLETRLLNIFPQVDIRSIVVRCGSECLRPDEMPLLIPVLKSIHSFLSNLQLSRETKVSVAFPLSFLENLNASYESDLLRIVMFLNKIDSFVLIEDIIDGESSTFQSVIERATLAAAILPCKDVPVVFTIKSHDIPSSMELAQFTEAVSKYLEAVSHFTKRIVAFYAQVRTTNDFVLLKKEEGEEIFPLFLRENPSKVHIRRTLQDTTNSPTPPSPVITPPDTPTIITVPSTNPVTVSPTNPASTPVTVPSTTPIVPLAPTNPANPVTNPVTSSYPPPSSGSVPVTSALPPPPSTNAQAMPGGQSWCVAKTGVPQASLQSALDYACGMSGVDCSQIQQGGSCYNPNSLQNHASFAFNNYYQKNPAPTSCDFGGTATIVNTNPSSGSCIYPSSSGAGTSGSGTGSPVLGSQSPPDLNTSYSASLRPFLGCMVLAISLVTARLTA, encoded by the exons ATGGCCAAGGAACCTTCTCTATGCCTcttgttcctctcttttctccttttctgcTCTTCTG GGACTACTGCATCTTCATCATCTGCTGCTACTACATTCTTCCAGAAAAGCAAGATCTCTAAATCTGAGATTCGGTTTTCTGTATCTGATTACAAGTTTTTGAGCACTCTCACCAACACCAACCTGTCAGTTGATTTCTTCTTAAATGAAAGCCTGgttgaaaattttgtttcttcaaaatcaaaatcatctcTGGTTTCATGGCTAGAAACTCGTCTTTTGAACATTTTTCCACAAGTAGACATCAGAAGCATCGTTGTTAGATGTGGCAGTGAGTGCTTACGCCCAGATGAGATGCCTTTGCTCATACCTGTTCTCAaatcaattcattcatttcTCAGCAATCTTCAACTAAGCAGGGAAACTAAAGTCTCCGTGGCTTTTCCACTTTCATTCTTAGAGAATTTGAATGCATCATATGAGAGTGATCTCCTTAGGATTGTTatgtttttgaataaaatagatTCATTTGTCTTGATAGAAGACATCATTGATGGGGAATCGAGCACTTTTCAGTCTGTTATTGAAAGAGCCACCCTTGCTGCTGCTATTCTTCCCTGCAAAGATGTTCCTGTGGTTTTCACAATCAAGAGCCATGATATTCCAAGTTCAATGGAATTAGCTCAATTTACTGAGGCAGTATCCAAATATCTTGAAGCAGTTTCTCATTTTACAAAGAGAATAGTTGCATTCTATGCACAAGTACGCACAACCAATGATTTTGTACTACTCAAAAAAGAAGAGGGAGAAGAGATATTTCCTTTGTTCCTAAGAGAAAATCCAAGCAAAGTCCACATCAGAAGAACTCTACAAGACACAACCAACTCACCAACCCCACCTTCACCAGTAATCACACCTCCAGATACACCAACCATCATCACAGTTCCTTCCACCAATCCTGTCACAGTTTCCCCCACCAATCCAGCTTCAACACCTGTCACAGTTCCTTCTACCACACCAATTGTTCCCTTAGCCCCTACAAATCCAGCCAATCCAGTTACCAACCCTGTGACCTCTTCTTATCCACCACCATCATCAGGAAGTGTTCCTGTCACAAGTGCACTGCCTCCTCCTCCAAGCACAAATGCTCAAGCCATGCCAGGGGGGCAGAGTTGGTGTGTGGCAAAGACTGGAGTTCCACAAGCGTCTCTTCAATCAGCACTGGACTATGCTTGTGGAATGTCAGGTGTGGATTGTTCACAGATACAGCAAGGTGGGAGTTGTTACAATCCAAATTCATTACAAAACCATGCTTCTTTTGCCTTCAACAACTACTACCAAAAGAATCCTGCGCCAACAAGCTGTGACTTTGGAGGCACTGCCACCATAGTGAACACCAATCCGA GCTCGGGTTCTTGCATCTACCCATCATCTTCAGGGGCAGGCACATCCGG CTCTGGTACTGGTAGCCCAGTTTTAGGGTCCCAAAGCCCTCCTGATTTAAATACCTCCTATTCGGCTAGTCTGAGACCTTTTCTTGGCTGCATGGTTCTGGCAATATCATTAGTCACTGCAAGACTCACTGCATGA
- the LOC100794608 gene encoding uncharacterized protein — MGGDGATANAEAQYATAKISVWWDIENCHVPKGSDPHAIAQNISSALVRMNYCGPVSISAYGDTTRIPASVQHALSSTGISLNHVPAGVKDASDKKILVDMLFWAVDNPAPANYLLISGDRDFSNALHQLRMRRYNILLAQPQKASAPLVAAAKSVWLWTSLLAGGPPLSNGESQQLGNGSLSHVSSSDSLQIPVTSAAQIPQQVDSYSEVHVGNSKFPNGGRGFDSRYQGKTNWRNPSQSNGPRAMNPPPVGLQDNRNRNNTNSHRPGNFNPNVPLSGPATNYVHGNTDQLWSNNSNLQGNHQIPYSQPLRPNNFPLQPPFAPSNSYTPNSHTFPTSMVPPRTGGPNFTSGPHTNVPDIGNLNISGYPNSVHNPPTVPQRSGELKQNSNNNAPHHLRSIDEKNGHMVHNSGTKQSHQGYQHGPEYQPPPLAAMGNNNPSGNGMWGSPGCPKPSEYVQGLIGVVLLALNSLKNAKMMPTEANITDCIRYGDPKHRNTDVKKALESAIEQNMVVKQNLGALPLYVGKNDKLWKCVNPLGGTPKQHSKETWDEIEKFLTTPAGRSALMGTQCKYEAGIVIKSMCFKDLALGDVLQILNMLITHKKWVTHHPSGWQPLNITLPETNPGSGVVAGA, encoded by the exons ATGGGTGGAGATGGAGCCACGGCAAACGCGGAGGCGCAGTACGCCACGGCGAAGATATCGGTGTGGTGGGACATCGAGAACTGCCACGTCCCCAAGGGTTCGGATCCGCACGCGATCGCGCAGAACATCAGTTCCGCCCTCGTTCGCATGAACTACTGCGGCCCCGTCTCCATCTCCGCCTACGGCGACACCACTCGCATCCCCGCCTCTGTGCAGCACGCGCTCTCCAGCACCGGTATCTCCCTCAACCACGTCCCCGCCG GCGTGAAAGACGCAAGTGACAAGAAGATTCTTGTTGATATGCTGTTCTGGGCAGTGGACAATCCTGCACctgctaattatttattaatttcggGTGACCGAGACTTCTCAAATGCTCTCCATCAACTTCGGATGAGGAGATATAATATTCTTCTTGCACAACCTCAGAAAGCATCTGCACCCCTAGTTGCAGCTGCCAAGAGTGTATGGCTTTGGACTAGCCTCTTAGCTGGAGGACCTCCTCTTTCTAATGGTGAATCACAACAACTTGGTAATGGTAGCCTTAGCCATGTATCATCTTCTGACTCCTTACAAATTCCAGTTACAAGTGCTGCTCAGATACCGCAACAGGTGGATTCCTATTCAGAAGTACATGTaggaaattcaaaatttccaaATGGAGGAAGGGGATTTGATTCTAGATATCAGGGGAAAACAAATTGGAGAAACCCGAGTCAATCAAATGGACCCAGAGCCATGAATCCACCGCCAGTTGGACTTCAAGATAATCGCAATCGTAATAATACAAACTCTCATCGACCTGGCAACTTTAATCCAAATGTTCCGCTAAGTGGACCTGCTACAAATTATGTTCATGGCAATACTGATCAGTTATGGAGCAATAACAGTAATCTACAGggcaatcatcaaattccttaTTCACAGCCATTAAGACCAAACAACTTCCCATTGCAACCTCCTTTTGCACCTAGTAATTCATATACTCCAAATTCCCATACTTTTCCAACTTCTATGGTGCCACCTAGGACTGGTGGTCCCAATTTCACTTCAGGGCCACATACCAATGTGCCAGATATTGGTAATCTGAACATTTCTGGATATCCTAATAGTGTTCATAACCCACCAACTGTTCCACAACGGAGTGGAGAGCTGAAACAGAATTCTAATAATAATGCTCCACATCATTTAAGAtcaattgatgaaaaaaatggaCATATGGTACATAACAGTGGCACAAAACAATCACACCAAGGTTACCAACATGGTCCAGAATATCAACCTCCGCCATTGGCAGCAATGGGTAATAATAACCCTTCTGGTAATGGTATGTGGGGTTCTCCAGGATGTCCTAAACCTTCTGAATATGTACAAGGCCTAATAGGTGTTGTTTTACTTGCCTTGAACTCACTAAAAAATGCAAAGATGATGCCAACTGAGGCAAATATAACTGATTGCATCCGGTATGGAGATCCCAAGCACCGCAACACTGATGTTAAGAAGGCTCTTGAAAGTGCTATTGAGCAGAATATGGTGGTGAAACAGAATTTAGGTGCTTTGCCGTTGTATGTTGGTAAGAATGATAAACTTTGGAAATGTGTAAATCCTTTAGGTGGTACTCCTAAGCAGCACTCAAAAGAAACATGGGATGAAATTGAAAAGTTTTTAACAACTCCTGCTGGAAGATCAGCACTAATGGGTACACAGTGCAA GTATGAAGCAGGTATTGTGATTAAGAGTATGTGCTTTAAAGATCTTGCTTTGGGTGATGTCCTTCAGATATTGAACATGTTAATTACCCATAAAAAATGGGTTACGCATCATCCATCTGGTTGGCAACCACTTAACATTACTCTTCCCGAGACAAACCCTGGTTCAGGGGTTGTAGCTGGTGCATAA
- the LOC100793745 gene encoding probable L-cysteine desulfhydrase, chloroplastic codes for MVKSLFLISRIPMSSTTIHHNGSHIPKKPKLSSLEIESEFGHHDSSVARINNGSFGCCPASILSAQRRWQLQYLRQPDHFYFNDLKSAVLQSRTLIKDLVNADHVDEISIVDNATTAAAIVLQHTAWNFREGKFQKGDVVLMLHYAYGAVKKSMEAYVTRAGGNVVEVPLPFPVNSNDEIVSEFRKALERGKSNGNRVRLAVIDHVTSMPCVVIPVKELIQICREEGVDQVFVDAAHSIGCTDVDMKEIGADFYTSNLHKWFFCPPSIAFLYTRRNFKGTGSGSDLHHPVVSHEYGNGLAVESAWIGTRDYSAQLVVPAAVEFVNRFEGGIEGIKKRNHEAVVEMGEMLVKAWGTRLGSPPHMCASMVMVGLPACLGIESDSDALKLRTHFRDTFGVEVPIYYRPPKEGEVGVVTGYARISHQVYNKVDDYYKFRDAVNQLVQNGFTCAVLSD; via the coding sequence ATGGTGAAATCCCTGTTCCTGATTTCTCGAATCCCAATGTCTTCCACCACCATCCACCACAACGGCTCCCACATACCCAAAAAACCCAAACTCTCTTCCTTGGAAATCGAATCAGAATTCGGCCACCACGACTCCTCCGTCGCCCGCATCAACAACGGCAGCTTCGGGTGCTGCCCGGCCTCCATCCTCTCCGCTCAACGCCGCTGGCAGCTCCAGTACCTCCGCCAGCCCGACCACTTCTACTTCAACGACCTCAAATCCGCCGTCCTCCAATCCCGAACCTTAATCAAGGACCTCGTCAACGCCGACCACGTCGACGAGATCTCCATTGTTGACAACGCCACCACCGCCGCCGCCATCGTCCTCCAGCACACCGCCTGGAACTTCCGCGAAGGAAAGTTCCAGAAGGGTGACGTCGTCCTCATGCTCCACTACGCCTACGGCGCCGTTAAGAAATCCATGGAAGCCTACGTCACGCGCGCCGGAGGTAACGTCGTCGAGGTCCCGTTACCTTTCCCCGTTAATTCCAACGATGAGATCGTTTCCGAGTTTAGGAAAGCGTTAGAGAGAGGAAAGAGTAATGGGAATAGGGTTAGGTTAGCGGTAATTGATCATGTGACTTCCATGCCGTGTGTTGTTATTCCCGTTAAAGAGTTGATTCAGATTTGCAGGGAGGAAGGTGTGGACCAGGTTTTTGTTGACGCTGCACATTCCATTGGGTGTACTGATGTTGATATGAAGGAGATTGGTGCTGATTTTTATACTAGTAATTTGCATAAGTGGTTCTTTTGTCCACCTTCTATTGCGTTTTTGTACACTCGTAGGAACTTTAAAGGTACTGGTTCTGGTTCTGATTTGCATCACCCTGTGGTGTCTCATGAGTATGGCAATGGTTTGGCTGTGGAGAGTGCTTGGATTGGGACTAGGGATTATAGTGCTCAGTTGGTGGTTCCGGCCGCAGTGGAGTTTGTTAACCGGTTTGAAGGAGGGATTGAGGGGATCAAGAAGAGGAATCATGAGGCTGTTGTGGAGATGGGGGAGATGCTGGTGAAGGCGTGGGGGACTCGGCTTGGGAGTCCCCCACATATGTGTGCTAGCATGGTTATGGTTGGCTTGCCTGCTTGTTTGGGGATTGAGAGTGATTCTGATGCCCTAAAGTTGAGGACACATTTCAGGGATACTTTTGGGGTTGAGGTTCCGATATACTATCGGCCCCCAAAAGAAGGGGAAGTTGGGGTGGTTACTGGATATGCCAGGATTTCTCATCAAGTGTATAACAAGGTTGATGACTATTACAAGTTCAGGGATGCAGTTAACCAGCTTGTGCAAAATGGGTTCACTTGTGCTGTTCTTTCGGATTGA
- the LOC100790560 gene encoding ATP-citrate synthase alpha chain protein 3 has protein sequence MRGELDDTAAFKNFNKWGNIEFPLPFGRVLSPTESFIHSLDDKTSASLKFTVLNPKGRIWAMVAGGGVSVIYADTVGDLGYASELGNYAEYSGAPNEEEVLQYARVVIDCATADPDGRKRALLIGGGIANFTDVAATFSRIIRALKEESKIKAARMHIYVRRGGPNYQTGLAKMRALGEELGVPIQVYGPEATMTGICKQAIDCIMSDA, from the exons ATGAGAGGGGAGTTGGATGACACTGCTGCATTCAAGAACTTCAACAA GTGGGGAAATATAGAGTTTCCATTGCCTTTTGGAAGAGTTCTGAGCCCTACAGAAAGCTTCATTCATTCCTTGGATGATaag ACAAGTGCATCATTGAAATTTACTGTATTGAACCCAAAAGGACGCATCTGGGCAATGGTAGCAGGAGGTGGTGTGAGTGTAATTTATGCTGATACT GTTGGAGATTTAGGCTATGCATCAGAGCTTGGCAACTATGCTGAATATAGTGGAGCTCCAAACGAGGAGGAGGTGTTGCAGTATGCAAGAGTTGTAATTGAT TGTGCTACTGCAGATCCCGATGGCCGTAAGAGAGCCCTTCTTATTGGAGGTGGCATAGCAAACTTCACTGATGTTGCTGCCACATTCAGCAGGATTATTCGAGCCCTGAAAGAG GAATCAAAGATTAAAGCAGCGCGAATGCACATCTATGTCAGAAGAGGTGGTCCAAACTACCAGACTGGTTTGGCAAAGATGCGTGCATTGGGGGAGGAATTGGGAGTACCAATTCAG GTTTATGGACCAGAAGCCACAATGACGGGTATCTGCAAACAAGCTATTGATTGCATCATGTCCGACGCATAA
- the LOC100790036 gene encoding serine/threonine-protein kinase haspin homolog encodes MSSNSGAVKGREFPLPRCPCPSSNSNAPSLDLWSQIVAAETPRPERIDVVYRRRHPRNPQNHANSKPPDSAIPRPPRQSLADPNKRVSWNRSLSTRGRTSIAVGAFMVYQPQLKKDKRKGKPALPKGKVVQPPNVDKERIYFQEVDAYELLEESPSPKKSTWTIGNMTQQEPIPAVCSRLEKWLHSRRLNPFCGPSSTLSKILDTPSTRLETIRDIDFGASDLKTLERTDRSNSLLHTIKTEEKETSIENGSHLQTNEKMLFAQSGEGCEDIEAGVKKLSLVSTSSSIDDDHINPFSVLLSICGQSAPSVLQDIFSSGSETIVKVGEGTYGEAFKINNYVCKIVPFDGEFRVNGEVQKRSEELLEEVLLCKTLNQLRGKDGDSDNLCSAFIDCIEFRVCQGPYDASLIQAWEDWDLEHGSENDHPKEFPDKQCYVVFVQEHGGKDLESFALLNFDEARALLVQVTAGLAVAESAFEFEHRDLHWGNILVGRSDSETLQFTLDGKTMLVKTHGLIISIIDFTLSRINTGDSILYLDLSSDPDLFKGPKGDKQSETYRRMKEVTEDWWEGSCPKTNVLWLIYLVDILLMKKSFERTTKHERDLRSLKKRLDKYDSAKEAILDPFFTDLFVESDPNLTI; translated from the exons ATGAGCAGCAACTCCGGAGCAGTTAAGGGAAGAGAATTCCCTCTTCCTCGCTGCCCCTGCCCCTCCTCAAATTCAAATGCCCCTTCCCTTGATCTCTGGTCACAAATCGTTGCCGCTGAAACGCCCCGCCCCGAACGAATCGACGTCGTTTACCGGAGAAGACACCCTCGCAATCCTCAAAACCACGCCAACTC AAAGCCTCCCGATTCTGCTATACCGCGCCCGCCTCGGCAGAGTTTGGCCGATCCAAACAAGCGAGTCAGTTGGAACCGTTCTCTTTCCACCCG AGGGAGGACAAGTATAGCCGTTGGGGCTTTTATGGTATACCAGCCTCAGTTGAAGAAGgacaaaaggaaaggaaaaccCGCTCTTCCCAAA GGAAAGGTTGTGCAACCTCCAAACGTTGACAAGGAGAGGATATACTTTCAAGAGGTTGATGCTTATGAGTTGTTGGAGGAAAGCCCCTCCCCCAAGAAAAGCACATGGACCATAGGAAATATGACACAACAGGAACCAATTCCAGCTGTATGCTCCAGATTAGAAAAATGGTTGCACTCTAGAAGGTTAAACCCCTTCTGCGGTCCATCTAGCACACTATCGAAGATACTGGATACTCCTTCCACACGTTTGGAAACTATTCGTGACATTGACTTCGGTGCTTCTGACTTGAAAACATTGGAACGAACTGACCGAAGCAATTCTCTTCTGCATACCATCAAAACtgaggagaaggaaacttctaTTGAGAATGGCAGTCATTTGCAAACAAATGAAAAGATGCTGTTTGCTCAAAGTGGTGAAGGATGTGAAGATATTGAAGCTGGTGTTAAGAAACTTTCTCTGGTATCAACGTCATCTTCAATAGATGATGACCACATTAATCCATTTTCTGTTTTATTATCGATTTGTGGACAGTCTGCACCTTCAGTGTTACAAGATATTTTCTCTAG TGGCTCAGAAACTATTGTGAAAGTTGGTGAAGGAACATATGGAGAAGCTTTCAAGATTAACAATTATGTCTGCAAAATAGTTCCTTTTGATGGGGAATTCAGAGTGAATGGGGAAGTCCAAAAG AGATCCGAAGAATTGCTGGAGGAAGTGCTTCTTTGCAAAACTCTCAATCAATTGAGAGGAAAAGATGGAGATTCTGATAATCTTTGCAGCGCATTCATAGATTGCATAGA ATTTAGAGTATGTCAGGGCCCTTATGATGCGTCTCTAATTCAAGCATGGGAAGATTGGGATCTTGAGCATGGCTCAGAGAATGATCACCCAAAAGAGTTCCCAGATAAACAG TGTTATGTGGTGTTCGTACAAGAACATGGTGGCAAGGATCTTGAAAGTTTTGCACTCCTGAATTTTGACGAGGCAAGGGCTTTACTGGTTCAG GTTACGGCTGGGCTTGCTGTGGCTGAGTCTGCGTTTGAATTTGAACATCGAGATCTTCACTG GGGAAATATACTTGTGGGCCGAAGTGATTCTGAAACGTTGCAGTTCACTCTCGATGGCAAGACTATGTTGGTCAAAACTCATGGATTAATAATATCTATTATTGACTTCACTTTATCAAGAATAAACACAG GTGATAGCATACTGTATTTAGATCTTTCCTCTGATCCTGACCTATTTAAAGGACCGAAAGGGGACAAACAG TCAGAAACATATCGGAGGATGAAGGAGGTGACTGAAGATTGGTGGGAAGGAAG CTGTCCTAAAACAAACGTGTTATGGTTGATCTACTTGGTAGACATACTCCTCATGAAGAAATCATTT GAACGTACTACGAAGCACGAGAGAGATCTACGATCCTTGAAGAAACGTCTTGACAAGTATGATTCGGCCAAGGAAGCAATTCTTGATCCCTTCTTCACTGATTTGTTCGTTGAGTCTGACCCAAACTTAACAATCTAA